The genomic segment TGGTAGTGATGGACAAACTACCGATATGCTCAATTGGCTTTTAAAAAGCTGTTGAAATGAGCATAaacgtaataataataataataataataataatattacacgTTGATTGACAAAAGGAGCTGCTATTGCAGTGGTTTCGTATCTGGCCCCCCGACATTTAGAACTGATGACTTATTAACTCTTTGGGGTGTCCATGTAAAGACAGGAGAGATCCTCTTACAAACAAGACgtttttatgtatataatatatatatatataatataaacttgttatgagctcagGCCAATCAAAGGCTTCAGGATAAGGGGTCTGAAATGAAAAAGACCTTGGACATGACCCAGAGTCAGCGTTGCCGCTATCTGAATAAATGATTTAAACTGATATTGAGGATGATGAGTGACCCCACTACTTTATTTCCCACCATGCCTTGCAGTTTATGTGTATGAGTGTCTGCTCCATTACCCTTGTGTGTTGTTTCCTCCTCTTGCTGATGGTCTGGGACCCCACATTATACTTGGGGGTCACTTCCATTCATggcccccccccccttgaatCTATCTGATACTCTTCCCTCATTAATGACATTACTCTCTGGGTCTTTCATTTATTGGCAACTTTTGCTTTAGCATCACAGATTTTTATcaaggttgtacaggtatgggatcctttaacccagaaacccattatccagaaagctctgaattacagaacagctgtttcccatagactccattataatcaaataatccaaatctttaaaaatgatttccattttctctgtaataataaaacagtcgcttgtacttgatcccaactaagatataattcatccttattggaggcaaaaccagcctattggctttatttcatgtttatatgattttctagtagacttaaggtatgaagatccaaattacagaatgatctgttatctgggaaacccccaggtcccgagcattctggataacaggtcccatacctgtataataatctgCATGTATGTTATACACAAGGGTTCACAGATTAAATTCAATGTGGTTGCTCTAGTCTTCTTGTATGTAAGTAATGCATTGAGAGGCATGAAACAGCCGAGTGTGGCCCTCAAACCTGCATTCAGTTTTGTCCCCAGCAACATAACGGCCGGGCCCCTGGGTCTCAGTGACAAATATGAACAACTGCCTCAGCTCATTGTCCCCTCTTGGCCCTTGAAATCTGTCATCACCAAACTGCCACTTGCTATGGCTGCACAGTCTTCCCACAACCTCCTAACCTGTAGCTCTCcagctgtagttcaactacatTTCCCATCTTATAATTAATGGGAACTTTAGCGTTTGGCCCACATGAGCACATATCACCCCAACACGCAGTGTTTTTGGTAACAGTTACTTGCATTTAATTCATAAGCACCATTCTGTCCCAATTGTATTGTATAAACTGTCAGCTCTGTGGCATCTGGTACTGTgttgcccaatatatatatatatatatatatatatgtaccacaAAGAGATAATATAAACCAGGCATAGACAGCTTAATTGACACTTTGGGCTGTACTGATGGGCCCCTTTCTAAAGAGCATTTCTGGTGTTAGTGTTGTATAGAGAAAGGCCTAATATTAACTGATCAGGAGGAGAGGTCACTATATGGAGGAGTGTGTTGTAGAATGTAGAGTAGCAATTAACCCTATACTGCAGCTGTTCTGAGCTGAATCAAGGACACAATCCATGGTTGATCATATCCATAAACTGCCATGCAGCCAAAACAAAACTGCCAGCAGTGCAGGGGGACAATGGATTTGTTGAATTACTtataacaaggtcacagataCAAGCCTTCAGCTCAGCTTCATAACAAGGAGATTGTAGAGTAGAATGTCCTAGAGTTGCACTGGGTGTTTATATAGTAGTCTTTGCCCGTCTGACTGTCCAAAATACATTACAGACTTCTGAACATGCCAATGAATCTGCCTCGGTGTTATTGGAATTCCAAGGAGATTTGGGTGATCCCATTGGAATTAATTGGTTTCACATTTGTAATGTTAGTGTTTTCACCAAGCCTGCTCCCAGCTGAACACAATGACTGTCTCCAATTCAGCAGAGTGACATTGGTTTGGGTTTGGGAGAAAGCAAAACGTTTCTGTGTTTATGGAGGATTCTGGCACAGGAGTGAGAAATGGAAAATACTGCGCGGATGGAAAACAATCCCTCTGGCTGGCAGCTGAGCAAAGCAATAAATTGGGTAACTGCGGCTACAGTTTGAAGTGATGGACAAACAGAGGGTGTTGTGAGTAAGGAGCGTTCAGAGACAGTTAGCTTCTAATAGAAACCCAGGAATGGACCTTCCCTCGTTGGATGCTGATGATGGGCTCCACAGGCAGGTCTAGTgcacattttatatgttttatgttgAGGTCTATGTATATCACAATTACCCTTATACATATGGTCATTAGTGACATCTTACTATGCACCTCCCAAAACTTCAAGGAGAACATGACATGGTCTTGTCAACTAATACAATCTCTTTACTGTAAGCTGCACGGTGCCATGCCGTCATAGTGGAACTTTAGCATTTGGATTGCATAAGGTCAATATACCAACAGTCATAGAAATTGTTGGGAAGCAAGTTGGTTGTGAAATGGAAATGCACATGTTCTCCCACAAAAAGAGTGTCACCTTGTTTTGGTACAGACCACCAGCTAATTTGGTTGAAAGCAACTGACCAGTCATCTAACTGCTTCCATGACCAATTTTAGGTGTTGAGGGCACTGTAACTCTTCCGTATATATTAACCATCCAGTATAACAAGTGCATGGCTGTGGCTCTTAAAGACATGAGCTGTTATTGCTCTACAAGTATAGGAGTaaagtatttgtattttgtcTAACAATTACCATTTTTCGCCCTCCAGGATGACGTTAAATTGCCCTCCAAGTTGAGCATCAGCAAAAATCTAAAGGACACTGAAAAGCAAGACGTCGCTGAAGAAGGTCAGCAAAATGAGAACAAGgcagaggaggaggatgaggacAAAATCCAGTTATCGTCTGATGAGGAGGTGGAGGTAGAAGAGATCATTGAGGAGTCAAGGGCTGAGCGCATCAAGAAGAGTGGAATGCGTCGTGTGGATGACATAAAGAAAgcattttccaaagaaaaaatggaaaaaaccaAAGTGAAGAccaaagaaaaaatggaaaaaaccaAAGTGAAGACCAAAGAAAACCTGGAAAAGACCAGGCAAAACCTGGAAAAAACCAGACACAATCTTGAGAAGAGGATGAACAAGTTGGGAACTAAGATTGTAACATCAGAAAGAAAGGAGAAGATGAAGACCTCTAAGGACAAGTTCAAAAAGTCCTTCACACCTGACCATGTTGTTTATGCCCGTTCTAAAACCGCCGTCTACAAAGTGCCCCCCTTTACCTTCTATGTGAAGAAGATCCGAGAAGGGGAGGTTGAAGTGCAAGCCACGGAGATGGTGGAGGTTGGAGGGGAGGATGAAGAGGAAGAAGGGGAAGGAGCTGAGCTGTTGAGAGGCGAGAGCCCCGATCCCCACTCTCTGCTGCAAATCACAGAGGACCCTGATTCTGTTCTGGCTGAAAGAAGTGACAGCGACTAAGTGGTCACCATCCTCCTTCTAAGTGGACAACTCTGTTTATAACCTTTTTTTCACCTTGCAAACCAACTTTCTTTTCATATTCACACGTATCTTTCCTCTAAACTTTTTCAGctcttaaaaaacaaacaaaaaaatatatagaacacCCCCAATCCATGTATATAATGATGTCCCTCGCATTACATGGTGGGGTCACACATATATCCACTGTGCAGCTACTTTGCTTCTTTCTTAAAGTGACTATGAAGTGTCTCTCTGCTCAATGGTGCATAAAAGAGAGGTCATATAGTGGCCTATTCAGATGAGAGGGAGACAGACAACAACCCAGGACACAAGCAGAGTAGCACTgctaaaataatattgtttggcCAAGCCAATAATCAGGACCTCACTGTTGAGCTGTGACTGATCATTACATAGCATTGTCATGCATGGGGTCTGCTGACAGGAACAACAGacacccccaggtcccaaacagtCCCATTGCTCTTTTCTCCATATCCCCCATAACAGTGAGTTACAGACTTCATTACAGCTCAATGGGTTGAAATCACATTTCTCTAAATGAATTGGAAGAGTTTGTATTACTAAGTATAGAGAATGGAAGCCCCTGTAGTTGCAGCTGTAGAGCCATGATAATAACAGCAGTAGGGAGAGGGGCAAGATAAAGGCTCATAGTCTCACCATAAATGCAACTTTGGGTTGTGCAGAACTCTTCTATCCTACCAACTCCATGGCTGCTTGTTTTGGGCTttacttgtctttttattgttcatcACTGCCAAATATATAATCCTACTCTTCACCAATCAacttataataaaaatagaagaaCAAAGACTGGCGGTTTGATAGGAGTGCAGTTATTTAGGGACAAGAATGACAAATGATTTGCAAGTTGTGGCATGTTCTACAAGTTATAAGTTAAGGTATGTGGCTAAGGTGTTTAATGTAGGGAATGAGTGGAGGTAGGACTGTTAATGGAGAAAGCAATGGCCTCATATTGACGATCTAGTGGTGATTAGCAATTGGCCGTGCTCTGAATGAAGTCTTGTTGGAGTGCTTTGTATATGTTGCTGAAAGTAAAGC from the Xenopus laevis strain J_2021 chromosome 9_10L, Xenopus_laevis_v10.1, whole genome shotgun sequence genome contains:
- the cavin1.L gene encoding caveolae associated protein 1 L homeolog (The RefSeq protein has 2 substitutions compared to this genomic sequence) encodes the protein MADTALHIIEQPTTPETPPEEITDEPKEASEPIKADQINGVMVLSLLDKIIGAVDQIQLTQTQLEERQQEMENVVGSIQGELSKLSKSHATTSNTASKMLEKVRKVSVNVKTVRQNLEKQATQIKKLEANESELLRRRNFKVMIYQDDVKLPSKLSISKNLKDTEKQDVAEEGQQNENKAEEEDEDKIQLSSDEEVEVEEIIEESRAERIKKSGMRRVDDIKKAFSKEKMEKTKVKTKEKMEKTKVKTKENLEKTRQNLEKTRHNLEKRMNKLGTKIVTSERKEKMKTSKDKFKKSFTPDHVVYARSKTAVYKVPPFTFYVKKIREGEVEVQATEMVEVGGEDEEEEGEGAELLRGESPDPHSLLQLTEDPDSVLAERSDSD